The following proteins are encoded in a genomic region of Lytechinus variegatus isolate NC3 chromosome 7, Lvar_3.0, whole genome shotgun sequence:
- the LOC121418285 gene encoding uncharacterized protein LOC121418285, whose amino-acid sequence MKMASTQQHNCYVVFAITIIMASGLNGGAAMMHQCGEEQYDPRTAICCGGQVERPQSTSSSIRACCGGTETGTFYFIGQQVCCGGRLKDVTADLKCCNDHHFYNESTHTCCGAEIIAKSEGKVCCPGPNNRWQGFLGDREGNPECCGTSGPYWPETQLCCQAGASAIRERLGGENDECCGLNRMDASTHMCCGREQRPREPFMECCGRDTYNVTTEICCGGVIVPRGPNGGYECCGRRLSYNPQNEVCCFGRVHPIGNGKCCTGARQSVNPYQPGEQSCCNSRISSLPEIPGIKECCNDEAYLTSSKMCCNGNLYDREENMECCASDTFNTNTHLCCNGSILPKLFSNDQCCGSQRFDPTFQSCCLNQVKTGVGKCCRLSLEEAQVYDDQTQTCCGSMDWNTNDYSGNIYDVPPSPASCCGAHLLAVNQLCDNNKPIEKDDSTHNEICWYYNNDILTKVTFNKEQKYCDIRNGLTAIPPGHKLCGSGTYNPETHLCCDDHVHSIDPRANARTDCCGFYAYDKTWQSCLLGKVFDGIPQEYAGYCRDKVFDNRTDKCDVNFEIRPISEVMLYPERCGTEPYDPADKECCNGVLIASGFTCCDGLRAWETPGTLLGEGQCCSNPRDGSSKGYNSQTHICCLGEVYDSRERDIECCGSNAYEPSDSSSMCCGQRIHDVTDGKTECTGTTPHRADQVVCDGVVHQAASNKVCCGKSLIDPENHVCCSDYPYTKESQNTQCCGQVSYDSSTQTCCESSVHQRRSSDHECCGHLYYNTQEQECYQTGGHSYVFSTDALEDEAMLCLTGSYDSTRHTCCGGILHKHIVNGECCGHRVVRNPDEELCCGGKLKRKERGYTDCCGGNLYNPKVNQCCGGKILSRYSNFRQCCNDRIIRSVEECVNN is encoded by the exons ATGAAGATGGCATCTACACAACAACACAACTGTTATGTCGTGTTTGCGATCACGATTATCATGG CCTCAGGTTTAAACGGAGGAGCAGCAATGATGCACCAGTGCGGTGAGGAACAATACGATCCACGAACAGCAAtatgctgcggtgggcaagtcGAGCGGCCACAGTCAACCTCCTCTTCAATCCGAGCGTGTTGCGGAGGAACAG AGACTGGAACGTTTTACTTCATTGGGCAACAGGTTTGCTGTGGCGGCAGACTCAAAGATGTTACAGCAGATCTTAAGTGTTGCAATGATCATCACTTCTATAACGAAAGCACCCATACTTGCTGTGGAGCTGAAATTATCGCCAAATCCGAAG GAAAAGTGTGTTGTCCTGGACCCAACAACAGATGGCAAGGATTCTTAGGGGACAGGGAAGGAAACCCGGAGTGTTGTGGAACCAGCGGTCCGTACTGGCCAGAGACACAGCTCTGCTGTCAGGCCGGAGCTTCTGCAATCAGAGAGCGACTGGGTGGGGAGAACGACGAGTGCTGCGGTCTGAACAGAATGGATGCTTCGACTCACATGTGCTGTGGGAGG GAGCAAAGACCGAGGGAGCCATTTATGGAGTGTTGTGGCCGTGATACATACAACGTGACAACGGAAATTTGCTGTGGAGGTGTAATAGTCCCAAGAGGTCCAAATGGTGGATACGAGTGTTGTGGTCGTCGTCTCTCGTACAATCCACAGAATGAAGTCTGCTGTTTCGGTCGAGTTCATCCAATCG GCAATGGGAAATGCTGCACTGGAGCAAGACAGTCCGTGAACCCCTATCAGCCAGGCGAGCAGTCTTGTTGTAACTCTCGGATCAGTTCTCTCCCCGAGATTCCTGGCATCAAGGAGTGTTGTAATGATGAAGCCTACCTCACATCATCTAAAATGTGCTGTAATGGAAACCTTTATGACAGAGAAGAAAACATGGAATGCTGTGCAAGTG ATACCTTTAACACAAACACCCATCTTTGCTGCAATGGAAGCATTCTCCCCAAGCTGTTCTCCAACGACCAGTGCTGCGGATCCCAGAGGTTCGATCCCACTTTCCAATCGTGCTGCCTGAACCAAGTCAAAACGGGAGTTGGGAAATGCTGTCGATTGAGCTTGGAGGAGGCCCAGGTATACGATGATCAGACTCAAACCTGCTGCGGGAGCATGGATTGGAACACTAATGATTATTCCG GAAATATTTACGATGTGCCTCCATCACCCGCTTCGTGCTGTGGAGCTCACCTCCTTGCAGTCAATCAGCTCTGTGACAACAATAAGCCAATTGAAAAAGATGATTCTACTCACAATGAAATCTGTTGGTACTACAATAACGATATTCTAACAAAGGTGACATTCAACAAAGAACAGAAG TACTGTGACATCCGTAATGGTTTGACTGCTATTCCTCCTGGTCACAAGCTCTGTGGTAGCGGTACTTACAATCCTGAGACACATCTGTGTTGCGATGACCATGTTCATTCCATCGACCCTCGTGCCAATGCCCGCACAGATTGCTGTGGTTTCTACGCCTATGACAAGACCTGGCAATCCTGTCTCCTTGGAAAGGTCTTCGATGGGATTCCTCAAGAATATGCAGG ATATTGCCGCGATAAGGTATTTGACAACCGAACCGACAAGTGCGACGTCAATTTTGAGATCCGTCCTATAAGCGAGGTGATGTTGTATCCGGAGAGGTGCGGCACCGAACCTTATGATCCTGCAGATAAGGAATGCTGTAATGGGGTGCTGATAGCGTCCGGCTTCACCTGCTGTGATGGCCTACGAGCTTGGGAGACCCCAGGGACATTGCTAGGTGAAGGCCAATGCTGCTCCAACCCACGGGATGGCTCCTCTAAAGGCTACAACTCTCAAACGCATATCTGCTGCCTGGGAGAGGTTTACGACAGCAGAGAAAGAG ATATCGAATGCTGTGGCTCAAATGCCTATGAACCTTCAGACTCTAGTTCTATGTGCTGCGGACAGCGCATCCATGACGTCACCGATGGAAAGACGGAATGCACGGGGACCACGCCGCACCGGGCTGACCAGGTTGTCTGCGATGGGGTCGTTCATCAAGCCGCCTCCAACAAAGTCTGTTGCGGAAAGAGCCTGATAGACCCAGAGAACCATGTATGCTGCAGTGATTATCC ATACACGAAAGAAAGTCAAAACACCCAATGCTGTGGCCAGGTATCTTACGATTCATCAACCCAAACATGCTGCGAGTCTTCCGTCCACCAACGTCGATCATCAGATCACGAATGCTGTGGCCATCTCTATTACAACACACAGGAACAGGAATGCTATCAGACGGGGGGACATTCTTACGTTTTCAGCACTGACGCACTGGAGGATGAAGCCATGCTGTGCCTGACAGGAAGTTACGACTCCACTCGGCATACGTGTTGTGGGGGCATCCTCCACAAGCACATCGTCAACGGCGAGTGCTGCGGGCACCGTGTTGTGCGCAACCCCGATGAAGAGCTGTGCTGCGGCGGGAAGTTGAAACGCAAGGAACGCGGATACACGGATTGCTGCGGAGGGAATCTCTATAACCCCAAGGTGAACCAGTGCTGCGGAGGGAAGATCCTATCGCGTTACTCTAACTTCCGTCAATGCTGCAATGATCGCATCATTCGTTCGGTCGAAGAGTGCGTAAATAACTAG